One genomic window of Candidatus Nitrosopumilus sediminis includes the following:
- a CDS encoding DUF6659 family protein, with the protein MSKSNFDPKEYDEKCKKILEDPEILFAGLLDGSGTLLAGGYKEGTCSRLTDEQHQSICTELASRVTKRKKFNSELGHVKYSSSRREHVVIMSFPIYDHVVMIIAESHINIDRFAFRILATLGRQWGDNDE; encoded by the coding sequence ATGAGTAAATCAAATTTTGATCCAAAAGAATATGATGAAAAGTGTAAGAAAATACTAGAAGACCCCGAAATACTTTTTGCAGGATTGCTAGATGGATCTGGAACTCTTTTAGCTGGTGGGTACAAAGAAGGGACATGTTCTAGATTAACAGATGAACAACATCAATCCATTTGTACAGAACTAGCATCCAGAGTTACCAAAAGAAAAAAATTCAATTCTGAACTAGGACACGTAAAATATTCTTCCTCACGAAGAGAGCATGTTGTAATAATGAGTTTTCCAATTTATGATCATGTGGTAATGATTATTGCTGAATCACACATTAACATAGATAGATTTGCTTTTAGAATCCTTGCCACTCTTGGGAGACAGTGGGGAGATAATGATGAATAG
- a CDS encoding Lrp/AsnC family transcriptional regulator → MQAYILINCNTGSETSVIAELRKIPEIIEINGIWGKYDIFIKVKTPDPDGIELITKRLRNHPDITDTFTMHVLYGQGGSIDQES, encoded by the coding sequence ATGCAAGCATACATTCTCATAAATTGTAATACTGGCAGTGAAACAAGTGTCATTGCTGAACTTAGGAAAATACCTGAAATAATTGAAATTAATGGGATTTGGGGGAAATATGATATTTTCATAAAAGTTAAAACTCCTGATCCTGATGGCATAGAACTGATTACCAAAAGATTGAGAAATCATCCTGACATTACAGATACTTTTACCATGCATGTATTGTATGGTCAGGGTGGCAGTATAGATCAAGAAAGTTAG
- the corA gene encoding magnesium/cobalt transporter CorA, translating into MRDKIGIVINRLVYGFTFAFLYQIVIGIATSLFSLPLTGNIQDLISGVEQIDSHQGPWLVGWWIISTIIITVMALLIIRYKKYLSPYKGEKDIEIPPKITVVTAIIIGASISFLFFLLDTIIGFIVETGSKTDVTAIYQAAIIGDFTPLTVSVIFSIIAGFIIVGVASKTSKVKEITKDLGLQDIAGITRIMNKTKTQKTTLVDTIGQRPGALIHVGERKVDQVTMNLIEYDEKNINEIGNATIEECLESKNKPNVSWINVVGVHDAEIIKKFGDNFDIHALHQSNIMNTELRPYIEVFDNYVLIMLKMPHYDDETGKLELEQVSVILAQNHVLTFQEHSADFFDQIRKRLRNSSGSIRKLQSDYLTYAIIDAIIDSYFLVIEKVGDMTENIEEELMKNPTPETMQTIQTLKRRMIALRKSIWPAREIVDYLGRDSTILISDGTRTYLRDVYNHVIQVTDSIEGLRDVIGGMLDTYLSSVSNRMNEVMKTLTIVAAIFIPITFIAGIYGTNFSYVPELEWEGSYFVMLIAMATISGIMIAWFRKKRWL; encoded by the coding sequence ATGAGAGATAAAATTGGCATAGTCATAAACAGGCTTGTTTATGGATTTACTTTTGCTTTTTTGTATCAAATTGTTATTGGAATTGCAACATCTTTATTTTCATTACCTCTAACAGGAAATATCCAAGATCTTATATCTGGAGTTGAACAAATTGATTCACATCAAGGACCATGGCTTGTAGGTTGGTGGATTATCTCAACAATTATTATCACTGTGATGGCGTTGTTAATAATTAGATACAAAAAATATTTGTCTCCTTACAAAGGTGAAAAAGATATTGAAATTCCACCAAAGATTACTGTTGTAACTGCTATAATTATTGGTGCCTCAATCTCTTTCTTGTTCTTTTTACTTGATACAATAATTGGATTCATTGTTGAAACGGGATCAAAAACTGATGTAACTGCTATTTATCAGGCTGCAATAATAGGTGATTTTACCCCGTTAACTGTTAGTGTTATTTTTTCAATAATTGCTGGCTTTATTATTGTGGGGGTAGCAAGCAAGACATCCAAAGTTAAAGAAATCACAAAAGATCTTGGATTGCAAGATATTGCAGGTATTACACGCATTATGAATAAAACTAAAACCCAGAAAACAACTTTGGTTGATACAATTGGACAACGTCCTGGAGCTCTAATTCATGTTGGAGAAAGAAAAGTTGATCAAGTCACAATGAATTTAATTGAATATGATGAGAAAAATATCAACGAAATAGGCAATGCCACAATTGAAGAATGTTTAGAATCTAAAAACAAACCAAATGTATCTTGGATTAATGTGGTTGGTGTTCATGATGCAGAAATCATTAAAAAATTTGGGGATAATTTTGACATCCATGCACTCCATCAGTCAAACATAATGAATACTGAATTAAGACCATACATCGAGGTATTTGATAACTATGTCTTGATTATGTTAAAGATGCCTCATTATGATGATGAAACAGGCAAACTAGAATTAGAACAAGTATCTGTTATTTTAGCTCAAAACCATGTTTTGACTTTTCAAGAACATAGTGCAGACTTTTTTGATCAAATTAGAAAAAGATTAAGAAACAGCTCAGGAAGTATTCGAAAACTTCAAAGTGATTATCTTACATATGCAATAATTGATGCAATTATTGACAGTTATTTTCTAGTTATTGAAAAAGTCGGTGACATGACAGAAAACATAGAAGAAGAATTGATGAAAAATCCTACACCTGAGACTATGCAGACTATTCAAACATTAAAGCGACGGATGATTGCACTGAGAAAATCCATTTGGCCTGCACGTGAAATCGTGGACTATTTGGGACGAGATTCCACCATTTTGATTTCTGATGGTACTCGAACATATCTTCGTGATGTTTATAATCACGTAATCCAAGTCACTGATTCTATTGAAGGACTACGTGATGTAATTGGGGGTATGCTCGATACTTATCTCTCAAGTGTGAGCAATCGTATGAATGAAGTAATGAAGACTTTAACCATAGTTGCAGCAATTTTCATTCCAATTACATTCATAGCTGGTATCTATGGAACTAATTTTTCATATGTGCCAGAACTAGAATGGGAAGGAAGTTATTTTGTAATGTTAATTGCAATGGCAACAATATCTGGAATTATGATTGCTTGGTTTAGGAAAAAGAGATGGCTTTAA
- the ggt gene encoding gamma-glutamyltransferase: MKLEQIEKSFKATSNKKCSVAKRGMVSSAFPDATKAGVEMLKKGGNAIDAACATALALGVCEPQASGIGGQSMGIIHVNGKSYAIDGSSRSPSLANSSAYTKTKNRRLGYKATTVPSTLALIGFLHERYGKLEWQKIVAPSIHIAKKGYKITQLQHDLQERELKNFLSIKSKSGAKYFLKDGVVPYDVGDRFVQKDLAATLGMISDYGYQIFYHGEIAKKIALDMKNNRGLIQEEDLSYIPEPLIRKPISRKYRHLTVVTLPPPAAGRTLLLTLMMLNHLPSKFLRSSKPSSYHFVAETFRKAFLHRVQRPFNRHTYDQIVEKIHLQRSFAKQMADSIHNSMDATLPMIDPDFGGEDTTHLSTMDDEGNAVGITQSIELAYGSKAAADGLGFLYNNYMSAFEFTNPNHPFYIRPNAIPWTSVSPALIFNNSKLWMVLGSPGSQRIFSTVTQFLSRIIDGNLPMSDAIERPRFHCSINGTVSIEDGGFRTEIINYLKEMGYEISIKDRYSFYHGAIHAVMKLQTQDGFHGVAEVRRDGIAEGLN, translated from the coding sequence TTGAAGCTTGAACAAATAGAAAAATCATTCAAAGCTACTTCTAACAAGAAATGCTCCGTTGCAAAAAGAGGTATGGTGTCATCAGCATTTCCTGATGCAACAAAGGCAGGAGTTGAAATGCTCAAAAAAGGAGGCAATGCAATTGATGCAGCATGTGCAACAGCCCTTGCATTAGGTGTGTGTGAACCTCAAGCTTCTGGAATTGGAGGCCAATCTATGGGAATTATTCATGTTAATGGAAAATCATACGCAATTGATGGCTCTAGTCGTTCTCCTTCTTTGGCAAATTCATCAGCTTACACAAAGACAAAAAATCGTCGTCTGGGGTACAAAGCAACCACAGTTCCAAGCACTTTGGCTCTAATTGGATTTCTACATGAAAGATACGGTAAATTGGAATGGCAAAAAATAGTTGCACCATCAATTCACATTGCCAAAAAAGGATACAAAATTACCCAACTCCAACATGACTTACAAGAAAGAGAACTAAAAAATTTTCTTTCAATCAAATCTAAATCAGGTGCGAAATATTTCTTAAAAGATGGTGTTGTTCCATATGATGTTGGAGATAGATTCGTTCAAAAAGATCTAGCTGCAACGCTTGGCATGATTTCAGATTATGGATATCAAATTTTCTATCATGGTGAAATTGCAAAAAAAATTGCTCTTGATATGAAAAATAATAGAGGTCTAATTCAGGAAGAAGATTTGTCATACATACCAGAACCATTAATTCGAAAACCTATTAGCAGAAAATATAGACATTTAACTGTTGTAACACTACCTCCCCCTGCAGCTGGAAGAACTTTGTTACTTACACTCATGATGCTTAATCATCTCCCTTCCAAATTTTTGCGTAGCTCAAAACCTAGCTCATATCATTTTGTTGCAGAAACCTTCAGAAAAGCATTCTTACATCGAGTTCAGCGACCATTTAATCGACACACATATGATCAAATTGTGGAAAAAATACATCTCCAAAGATCCTTTGCAAAACAGATGGCTGATTCAATTCATAATTCTATGGATGCCACATTGCCCATGATTGATCCTGATTTTGGTGGTGAAGATACAACACATCTATCAACTATGGATGATGAGGGAAATGCTGTAGGTATCACTCAATCTATCGAACTTGCCTATGGTTCTAAAGCAGCAGCTGATGGGTTGGGATTTTTATACAACAATTACATGTCTGCATTTGAATTTACTAACCCAAATCATCCCTTTTACATTAGACCTAATGCTATACCGTGGACTTCTGTATCTCCTGCATTAATTTTCAATAATTCTAAACTTTGGATGGTGCTTGGAAGCCCAGGCAGTCAGAGAATATTTTCTACTGTTACTCAATTCCTATCACGAATAATTGACGGTAATCTTCCTATGAGTGATGCGATTGAAAGACCACGATTTCATTGCTCCATAAATGGCACTGTTAGTATAGAAGATGGAGGATTTCGAACTGAAATTATTAACTATCTTAAAGAAATGGGATATGAAATTTCTATAAAAGACAGATATTCATTTTATCATGGTGCAATTCATGCAGTAATGAAATTACAAACACAGGATGGATTTCATGGAGTAGCTGAAGTAAGACGTGATGGAATAGCAGAAGGATTGAATTGA
- a CDS encoding SHOCT domain-containing protein: MESTYMENKKVKSENSRKTIKKKQEHTLDDVTKNYAQTIEFGKQIGKESITKIHQITNNTADFLKSQEYLKTLKINSLKLREKGLEQKNMLKKNSPKFYKKITTAFFLFFELLVGRIKLGTQYGTSSLEILEKLAKLKELGIITEKEFNDKKKKILDRI; the protein is encoded by the coding sequence ATGGAATCAACATATATGGAAAATAAAAAAGTCAAGTCTGAAAATTCTAGAAAAACTATTAAAAAAAAGCAAGAGCATACTCTTGATGATGTTACAAAGAATTATGCTCAAACAATAGAATTTGGAAAACAGATTGGAAAAGAATCTATTACAAAAATACATCAAATCACAAATAATACTGCGGATTTTCTTAAATCACAAGAATATCTAAAAACATTGAAAATTAACTCGTTAAAACTTCGTGAAAAAGGTTTAGAACAAAAAAATATGCTCAAAAAGAACAGTCCTAAATTTTACAAAAAAATTACCACTGCTTTTTTTCTCTTCTTTGAATTACTTGTAGGGAGAATCAAACTTGGTACACAATATGGCACTTCGAGTCTTGAAATTCTAGAAAAACTAGCTAAACTCAAAGAATTGGGAATTATCACAGAAAAAGAATTTAATGATAAAAAGAAAAAGATCTTAGATAGAATATGA
- a CDS encoding PRC-barrel domain-containing protein: MKNQNKFLGKYWFGQHLIGLNVFDSKGNDCGKIQSLCIDPQIFSISGVMVKQRLSSEYFISASYFEILTDDSLRLNSIPIKPHDKIVDVDGKSVGKVIKINLNSETNKIQSLEIKSRFKSKIIPSDRIVGVGDKITIKD; the protein is encoded by the coding sequence ATGAAAAACCAAAATAAATTCTTGGGAAAATACTGGTTTGGTCAGCATCTTATTGGACTAAATGTTTTTGACAGTAAGGGAAACGATTGTGGTAAAATTCAATCCTTGTGTATTGACCCACAAATATTCTCGATCTCGGGTGTTATGGTAAAGCAAAGATTATCTTCTGAATATTTCATATCTGCCAGTTATTTTGAAATCTTGACTGATGATTCTCTTCGATTAAATTCAATTCCAATAAAACCTCATGACAAGATTGTAGATGTAGACGGAAAATCCGTAGGGAAGGTTATCAAAATTAATCTTAATTCTGAGACAAACAAGATTCAATCTCTTGAGATAAAATCACGATTTAAATCAAAAATCATCCCTTCTGATAGAATTGTTGGAGTTGGAGATAAGATAACAATTAAAGATTAA
- a CDS encoding N-formylglutamate amidohydrolase produces MTKLPVLLSIPHGGARKPTELDGHLSITNKDLFDDSDPFVIELYDLGDKVQRVIKTDIARAFVDLNRSLQDMPPENPDGLIKSMTCYKKPIYTNGKAPDDNLCNLLIELYYLPYHRSIKKSIEELDLQLCLDCHSMASIAPGISPDGNKNPRPKFCLSNNDGQTSSQEMIELLADSISKSYSIDRDEIYLNDPFHGGYITRTYGNNPYPWIQVEMNRDMYLRSPWYDEDALTVDDNYLQKLNKQFENSLELFFSKI; encoded by the coding sequence TTGACTAAACTACCTGTATTACTATCAATACCACATGGCGGTGCAAGAAAACCTACAGAACTTGATGGCCATTTATCTATAACAAATAAGGATCTTTTTGATGATTCTGATCCTTTTGTAATAGAACTTTATGATTTAGGGGATAAAGTCCAACGAGTAATTAAAACAGATATTGCAAGAGCCTTTGTAGATCTTAATCGTTCTTTGCAAGATATGCCTCCAGAAAACCCTGACGGATTGATAAAAAGTATGACTTGTTATAAAAAACCAATTTATACAAATGGAAAGGCACCTGATGACAATCTTTGTAATTTGCTAATAGAGCTGTATTATTTACCATATCATAGGTCTATCAAAAAAAGTATTGAAGAATTAGATTTGCAGTTATGTCTTGATTGTCATTCAATGGCATCTATTGCCCCAGGAATATCTCCTGATGGAAATAAAAATCCTCGACCAAAGTTTTGTTTATCAAATAATGACGGACAAACATCTTCCCAAGAAATGATTGAGTTGTTAGCTGACTCTATCTCTAAATCATATTCTATTGATCGAGATGAAATATATCTAAATGATCCCTTTCATGGAGGGTATATTACTAGAACATATGGAAATAATCCTTATCCTTGGATTCAAGTTGAGATGAACCGAGACATGTATTTACGATCCCCTTGGTATGATGAAGATGCTCTTACAGTGGATGACAATTACCTCCAAAAATTAAACAAGCAATTTGAAAATTCACTTGAACTTTTCTTCTCAAAAATCTAA
- a CDS encoding ion transporter → MSNRALQRTYEILEGTTDDKVTKTFQFFIIALITVNVIVVIIETEESVLDEYGYLFTPFEVFSIIIFTSEYIGRIMVCKLNPKYQNSKLGFIRFVFTPMMLVDLAAILPFFLPFVVADTRFIRIIRLLRLFRLFKLARYSDPMQTLGHVFKSKAGDLAVAFFILFIVLIFASSLMYHAEHEVQPEAFSSIPASMWWGIVTLTTIGYGDVYPVTVPGKLIAAGVAVIGIAVYAIPTGIMASAFTEELRKKKMQNNNTCPHCGKDISRN, encoded by the coding sequence ATGAGCAACAGAGCACTGCAAAGAACATATGAAATTCTTGAAGGGACAACTGATGATAAAGTTACAAAAACTTTTCAATTTTTCATTATCGCTTTGATTACTGTAAATGTTATTGTAGTTATAATTGAAACAGAAGAATCTGTTTTAGATGAATACGGTTATCTCTTTACTCCTTTTGAAGTATTTTCCATTATTATTTTCACATCAGAATACATTGGAAGAATTATGGTTTGTAAACTAAACCCAAAATATCAAAATTCAAAGTTAGGTTTTATTAGATTTGTATTCACTCCTATGATGCTAGTTGATTTAGCTGCAATACTTCCATTCTTCTTACCTTTTGTGGTTGCAGATACTCGCTTCATTAGAATAATTAGACTTTTGAGATTGTTCAGACTCTTCAAACTTGCAAGGTATTCTGATCCGATGCAAACTTTGGGACATGTATTCAAATCAAAGGCAGGGGACTTAGCAGTTGCATTTTTTATTTTATTTATTGTATTGATTTTTGCATCTAGTTTGATGTATCATGCCGAACATGAAGTACAACCTGAAGCTTTTTCTAGCATTCCTGCATCTATGTGGTGGGGAATTGTTACTCTTACCACTATAGGTTATGGTGATGTTTACCCCGTAACTGTGCCTGGGAAATTAATTGCTGCTGGTGTTGCTGTAATTGGAATTGCTGTCTATGCAATCCCTACAGGGATTATGGCATCTGCATTTACTGAAGAGCTAAGAAAAAAGAAGATGCAGAATAACAATACCTGTCCTCACTGTGGAAAGGATATATCTCGTAATTAA
- a CDS encoding DUF4377 domain-containing protein — protein sequence MNKIIPISIGIAVIIGIIAINFLDKEQTNFLQTNSESNHTISQQDLKAMVERWIDDPDKDDRNQRLEIMKAYYTFEETGQKLTQDREGLVLMNQIRKMVSLDIPKSELDKLRQDIREEFNRNENKECSIQCLVYDPVCGEDNITYACGVEDATCHNVKVKYSGECNASSETKILYVDSKLVDCVGVSPQQCMLVRESTDSKWQMFYDKIEGFDFQEGIQYKLKVMIDNVENPPADSSSLKYTLIEILEP from the coding sequence ATGAATAAGATAATTCCAATTAGTATTGGAATTGCAGTTATAATTGGAATCATTGCAATAAATTTTCTGGATAAAGAGCAGACAAATTTTCTTCAGACAAACTCAGAATCTAATCATACTATATCACAGCAAGATTTGAAAGCGATGGTGGAGAGATGGATAGATGATCCAGACAAAGATGATAGAAATCAACGTCTTGAGATTATGAAAGCGTATTATACGTTTGAAGAGACAGGTCAAAAACTAACTCAGGATAGAGAAGGACTTGTTTTGATGAACCAGATTAGAAAAATGGTTAGTCTTGACATTCCAAAATCAGAACTTGATAAATTAAGGCAAGATATTCGTGAAGAGTTCAACAGAAATGAAAACAAAGAATGCTCAATTCAGTGTTTGGTCTATGATCCTGTTTGTGGCGAAGATAACATCACTTATGCTTGTGGTGTTGAAGATGCTACATGTCACAATGTTAAAGTCAAGTATTCTGGAGAATGTAACGCATCATCTGAGACTAAGATTTTGTATGTTGATTCAAAACTAGTTGATTGTGTAGGTGTGAGTCCTCAACAATGCATGTTAGTTAGGGAAAGCACAGATTCTAAATGGCAAATGTTTTATGATAAAATAGAAGGGTTTGATTTTCAAGAAGGGATACAATACAAACTTAAAGTAATGATTGACAATGTCGAAAATCCCCCAGCAGATAGTTCATCACTAAAGTATACCCTAATAGAAATTCTAGAGCCTTAA
- a CDS encoding dicarboxylate/amino acid:cation symporter — translation MALKSFKYPIPHVTYLVKRKLWAQVLFALFLGLITGMVLGPEFGIVEKETTEIITDWLSIPANLFLKIIQMIIVPLIFASIIRGLTSSGSLEQLQKMGLGASLYFVATTAIALTIGIIVVTTIMPGNFIDSSLIRESFGIEDLEPVQNTEMSILDIPQSIVGIVPSNPLASFMSGEMLSIIVFAIIVGVSMITLPKESSKPILDLLESVQKITLKVVSWAMRLAPFAAFGLMTGITSKLGLSALSGLGAYMLTVVIGLFAMIFVYMLIIKFFTKRPLFSTFAMMKDAQLLAFSTSSSAAVMPLSIKTAEEKMKIKPKVSQFIIPLGATINMDGTALYQIVAVFFLAQLFSIDLGFTTILLISLTALAASIGAPSAPGTGIVILSTILIAAGIPPVAVVLLLGVDRILDMTRTMVNVTGDLTACLFFDNRIKEDKPPEKKL, via the coding sequence TTGGCACTAAAGTCATTCAAATATCCTATTCCCCATGTCACATATCTTGTAAAGAGGAAATTATGGGCACAAGTGCTTTTTGCATTATTTTTAGGGCTGATTACAGGCATGGTTTTAGGACCAGAGTTCGGAATTGTTGAAAAAGAGACTACAGAAATAATTACTGATTGGCTATCTATTCCTGCCAATCTTTTTCTAAAAATCATTCAAATGATTATTGTACCGTTAATTTTTGCATCAATTATTAGAGGACTAACATCATCTGGAAGCTTAGAACAACTTCAAAAGATGGGTCTTGGAGCTTCCTTGTATTTTGTTGCAACAACTGCAATAGCACTAACAATTGGAATAATTGTTGTAACTACAATAATGCCAGGAAATTTTATTGATAGTTCTTTGATTAGAGAAAGTTTTGGAATAGAGGATCTAGAACCAGTTCAAAACACAGAAATGTCTATTTTAGATATTCCTCAAAGCATAGTAGGAATCGTTCCTAGCAATCCATTGGCATCTTTTATGTCCGGCGAGATGTTGAGCATCATTGTTTTTGCAATAATCGTCGGAGTCTCAATGATTACTTTGCCCAAAGAAAGCTCAAAACCAATACTTGACTTGTTAGAATCCGTGCAAAAAATCACCTTGAAAGTAGTGTCATGGGCAATGCGTTTGGCACCATTTGCAGCATTTGGTCTAATGACAGGCATCACATCAAAGCTTGGACTGTCTGCACTTTCAGGACTAGGTGCATACATGCTAACTGTTGTCATAGGTCTTTTTGCAATGATATTTGTATACATGTTAATCATCAAATTTTTTACGAAGAGACCATTATTCTCAACTTTTGCAATGATGAAAGATGCACAGTTGTTAGCATTTTCAACTTCCAGTTCTGCTGCAGTAATGCCACTATCAATTAAAACTGCAGAAGAGAAGATGAAGATAAAACCCAAAGTTTCTCAGTTTATCATTCCTTTAGGTGCTACAATAAACATGGATGGAACTGCTCTTTATCAAATAGTTGCAGTATTTTTCTTAGCGCAGTTATTCAGTATTGATTTAGGATTTACCACAATTCTGTTAATTTCTCTAACTGCTCTTGCAGCATCCATTGGAGCACCATCAGCTCCTGGAACAGGGATAGTAATTCTTTCAACAATTCTGATAGCTGCAGGAATTCCTCCTGTTGCAGTTGTACTCCTGTTAGGGGTGGATAGAATTTTGGATATGACTAGAACTATGGTTAATGTTACAGGAGATCTTACTGCTTGTTTGTTTTTTGATAATAGAATAAAGGAAGATAAACCTCCTGAAAAGAAATTGTGA